From Bdellovibrio sp. KM01:
TTCGTCTTTTAAGGCGCACCCGTGAAGTCTATAGACCACGAAGTAAGAGTCCCGCTGACAGCGTCGGTGCGGCCGTCTATTACTTTAAGTGTCCAGATACCTTCGCTGCGTTCTTGATAGAAGGCGTTGGTTAAGAACACGTCATCGGCGTAATCGTGGACGTTTGTCAGAGAGTTATGCATGTTGACCAGGATGCTTCGCATACCGGATGGAGATGTTAATTCCAGGGCTAATTGCGAAATATCATTATGGGTGATGCTGACTTTGACTCTGACGCTTTCGATTTTCAAACCAGAACCATTGGCAATACTGATTTGTGAATAGGCGGCACCGGCTAAGCTGCCGTCACCGATGGGAATGCTGATGGTTCCTGTCGAAGTATACCCTGGCTCAGTATAAGTTCCAAAAGTACTCGTATAACTTTTCGCCATTGCAACGGCGGCATCAACGTCGACTTTTCCGAAGCCGTACCAGTTGTGGAACTTAAATCCGGCACTATTCGTTTTCCATGGAAGCTCCCAAGAATATCCCGTCGGTACGGATGTCCCTAAAGGATGTGGGATCGTTCCCGTCGTCACGTAGTCCATCGGGACCGCTGTTTTGGCCAGGATGTATTTCACATCCCTCCATGTCAGATTTGAATTTGCAGAAAGCATCAATGCCACGGCACCAGAAATAGTGGGAGCGGCAGACGAGGTTCCATTAAATGTCGCAGTATAATTACATTGAGAGTTTGGCGAACTGCCTTTTTCAAAGGGCACATAAGTGGAAATACTCGACTGAGACCACCCCGCAGAACAACCAGAGCGATCTGTCGTCAGCATCGCTGGGGCCGCATATCCAAATTCCCCGCCAAATCCGGAAATCCAGATGTCAGCACCTGGTGATGAATAACTTGAAGAAACACCTTTGGCATTTAACGCCGCAACGACAATTTGATACGGATTGGTGTTATCACCGTCAAAATTAGAATTCCCGATACATGTGCTGCTAGTGCTTTGGCCGTTGCAATAAGTTTCAAACTCGTTCCCGGCAGCTTTAACCAAGATGGCACCTTTACCACTGCGATAAGATGTAACCGCCGTTTTTAATTGCGCTTCGTAAGCAGGAGTCGGATCCGTAATCTTGTACTGATCATATCCCCAACTCATATTCAAAATATCAAAGTCAGCTCCTGTGGCTTGATTCAAAACTTTTGCCGTGTCTTGAGTGACCATAGCAGAAAGCAAGTTCGCGACACTTAAAGCCGCCTTAGGAGCCACTCCACGAGAACCCACACCATTTCCACCCACAGCCGCGATAATCCCGGCAACAGAAGTCCCGTGGTTATCATAGGAAGTTGGAGCCGTGGTTTTATCATGAGGAGGAGCGGTCGTCGTCACATAGGACGCCCCCATAGAACCCAAATAATAATCGCGAGATCTTGCGACAGAGGTTTGGAAGTTCCCGGTTAAATCTTCATGAGTGTTTTCCAAGCCATCGTCAGATACCCGGACCTTCACACCCTCGCCCAAAATTCCCGCACTCCAAGTAGCGCGCAGATTCAGATCAACACCGGCGGTACCACCGGATTTAGAAACTCCCGCCTGACCACAATTGGCCAGGAACCAAGCATAGCCAAACAAAGGATCGCCGCCGTCATTAAAGCAAGAATCGGCAATCTCAAAGCCACTGCCATTGCAGTTCGCGAGCATCATCGTCAGCGACGTACCACCGAAAGCGAGCAACAAGACTGATAAAAACTTTTTAGTTTTTAACATAGTTGCGACTCACAATTTCCAGTTCCGCTTTAGCGACACGCGGATCTCTTTTAAGAACGTTAACGAATTTTCCCAGGTCAAAATTGGAAGTAGCAGGTGTTACGAAATACAAATGCAAATGATCAAAACGGTCCATCACTTTGAGACCGTATTCTTTTTGAATTTTAGATAAAGTCGCATTGTCCTTTAACGTCAGCATCACGCGACCAGGGACAATCCCGACATTTCCCATGCGCTCATCAAAAAGCACCAAGGGATTTTTCTTTTCAAAATTAGCGTCGTCCCCGTCCATGCGCCCGTCTTTCACGATGACATAGCCACCGTAGCGACCCACCACATCTCCCTCATATCCCGCATAATCAGCGGTAGGAACAGCACGGACTCCCGTCCATACTTTCCAATCTGTGGAATTGGATCGGAACAAAAGATTCTCTTTCAAGACTCCCACATCAGGGCGCAAAGGGGCTGGACGAGAGTTCGTGTGCTCGTCTCGAGCGACTCTTTCGCGTGCTTGCATTTGAGGTGGAGGCGGATTGGCGACTATCGTTGTTGGAGCGGGTTGCGCAGATTCCGTTTTTGCCGCTGTACCAGTGGCCGTATTGATGTTGTGATCCATCTCCGCCATGCGCTCAGCTTGGGCGTCATTGGCCTTCACCGTGGATTTCCCCAAAGTGCTGATGCCTTCGCGCTGACCCTCCCGAAACAGGAAGGCCGCTAATACTGCAATACCAATGATGATAAGGCCCTTTTTCATAGAGGACTTATCGGCATTTTTCTCAGATTACATCACTATATATTCTTGCTCATGACCCCGACCAGCTGGCTCATACGAGTCATTAGGTTCCCTAAATTGCGTTTCTCATCGCTATTAAACTGGGACCACAGGTTACTGATGTTTTCATTGTATACGGGCAGGACTTTCTTCATAAGCTCGAGTCCAGTTTCCGTTAAAACGATGCGATAGGAACGACTGTCACCCGCGTTTTGTTGGGGTTGGATCCAGCCGGCTTGCTTGAGATTTGAAATGATCGCCGAAATCGTCGCATTCGTTACTCCCACGGCTTTCGCTGTCTCTGTTGGAGTCATCCCTTCCGGACTATTATAAAGAAGGTTCAAAATCACGAAGCGTGTCGTCGTCAGTTTGTATTCCTGGAAGAACTCTTCCAAAGCTGTCTCAAAATCGATCGTTAACTTACTGAATAATATATGGAGCTGCATTTCTTCAGACATACTCTTCTCCCCGAGCAGGTTTGTTATAAAAACTTTATCCCCCAAATGTTGCAGAATTGTGGAATTGGACACACTGACGACTGTCTAACGTTTTACGTCCTTTTAATTCGATGCCCCATGTTGATACGTTTTAAACGATTATAAGCGAGGCGGCGCATGGCACGGGATGGCATGGACCTTGAGTAGTACCTAGGTGAGACGTTTTTTTTAACGAAAGAGGGATTATATGAAAACGAAATATTTGCTTACGATTCTGCTTACAGGAATGACCTTATTTCTCGCGAACTGCTCTAAGAGCAATAGCAATGGTGCTTCCACTTCAAATGGCACTTACAACTCTTGTGCTGCTGGTTCTGTTTGGGTTACTCAAACGAACTCATGCTTGCCAACAGCTGTATGTACTCAAAATGGTTTGAGCGCAGACTATGGTTACAACCAAGCGACGAACCAATGTATCCAAGGTACTTACTCCAATGGAACTACGACTTCTGGCTCACCAACATGTAACGGTATGTCAGGTTATGTATCTGTCAACGGGACTTGCTTGCCTGAACAAGGTTGCACTCAGTACCGAGGCCAAAACAATGTTCCTTACTATGGTTACCGCTCAAACGGCGGTCAATGGGCATGTTATCCACAAGGCTACAACGGTCAGTGGTATAACTAAAACCTCAGCTGGCACGAACAAAGTCAGCGGGTTTCCCTCACCTTAAAAACTTTGGCTGACCCTTTACCGGGTCGGCCGTGTCTGCTCCTGCACTTTCAAATGACAACCTTTCCTATCTGAAATTTGCGCTGAACCTTACAACGTCCCTATACTCCGATCTCTATCCAAACTTTCTTATGAGAATCCGGAGCACATCATGAAATCATGTTTTAAAATTTTCTTCGCAGTTCTATTCTTTTCTCCCCTTTCACAAGCCATCGAACTTAATATTTTACAACCCAACTACCGCTGCCAATCAAAAGAGTTCGTCACCGACAATACTTTGGCTCTTATCGTTTTGCAGGACAAAGTTTCCGGCTTGAACCATATCGAAATCGAACAAGCCTGGTTCGGGGGTCTTCGCAGAGCTTACTTTGAAGTTTCTGAACGAGTTGAAAAAAATGGCGATCGCCAGCCCGTAATCTTTGAGGGCTTCGGTATTAAACTAGCCATCGAGCACGCCGCCTCCACCGCCTCCGAGCAACACCCTCTGCAAGCGGTCTTGCAAATTCCCTTAGGCAACGGCGAAGTCAAAAGTGAAGCGCTGATTTGTGAGTCACTGCTTTAATCGTATTTTTTCGCAGTTTTACAGAAATCAAATAGCCGACGATAATGATATTAAAAGCCGTGATGACAACCTTCCACCACGCATACCCTTCGGCTATTTTGATTATTTCAAAGGGCAGATAAATTCCCCCAGAAAAGATCGCCAACCACTCGGCCCAGGATCTTTCCTTCCACAATCCATAGGCTTCTGTAAAACGAATCACAGAGTAAACCGCAGCAAGAATTGCAAGTTCCCAAAGCTCTCTGTCATTCAGGTTTTTAAAAATTTCAATAAAGACAGACTTATAGTAAGAACTGTTTTCGAGTCCTAAGTGATGCGCTATATGATGGACGTTTGCGACACCAATCCCCAGGAGGACAACGACTCCTCCTTTGGCAGCTTCAAATACGGCAACTAACTTCAATCCACTCATCTTTTCAAACTGCCCGTTTCAGATTCAACAGACACTATGTATTCATGCAAGAACTATTGACGACTTTCGAGCTTTTCCATGAACTCACTATGTGAAACATCTTAAACACTTTCTTATTTTTGTTCTTCTTTCATGTTTCTTTGGTTCCTTCGCCAACTCTGCTGAAGAACAAATTTTAAGTCCCCGGGCTCACCTTGAAGGAAAGCCTTATCCGAACTTTACGCATAAAGAAAATGAATCCGAAGCGCCCCATCGCGAATGGGAGTGGAGCCTACCCATTTTTGCTCAGCGGGTGATCGACAAAGGTTTCAATCTTCCACGTCCCTATGGATTGAGTTTAATTTATGGTCAACTGTCTCAAGGGTTTAATATCGAAAACCTCAAAGTGGCTTTTGACGGCTCATCTGATTTAACACCAGTCGATTTTATCAATTTTAGTAACACGCAAATCAACAATACCACGTGGCAGTTGAAACTCGATGCATGGCTTTTTCCATTTTTAAATCTATTTGGGATCCTGGGATACATTCATGGAGATGGAAGTGTGCCTTTGAATATTGCATATAAGGACATTTATAATATGGTACTGCCGGGGAATCCCTGTAACGTCGGCAGTCCTCCGGCATTTTGTCAGGGATATATCAATGCCGTAGCACCTATTAACTTTCACGGTTACAGTTTGGGTATCGGCATCATTCTGGCCGGAGGTTACAAAGACTGGTTCTTTGCGATGCCAGCCACTTATGTTGAAAGCGACGTGAACGTTTCAGATACCAACCCTCGCGCGATCAACATCACTCCCCGTATTGGTTACAACATTAAAACGGAATCTCACGGCAAGTTCGGTGTTTATCTCGGTCTGAACTACTTTAATTCCGACGTCACTTTAAGCGGCACTTACACTTTACCATTGTCAGGAACTTCTATCGGCAGAGACGTGCCTGTGCGCTATTCTTTAAAAGAAACACCTCTTGATAATTGGAATGCTGTTGGCGGAGTAAATTGGGAGCTGAGCGAATTTTGGTCCATCGTCATGGAAATCGGGCACAGTCAAAACCGTGACACCACCACATTTAATTTTGCTTATCGATTTTAGGGGGAGCTATGGTTTTGCTGCTCATTGCCCTCGCCTCACTGATCGGAATGCACAACGCAACTCCGAACCCTCCCCCCCTTCCGTTACATATCGAACTGGATGCCGGGGTTTTGGCAGTCACGGGCAAGAACGACACTCAAAGCATCAACTCCAATTTAGACGTTCAGTATGATTTTGATCGAAACACCTTGAAAGTTGCAGGTGACTACTTAAATTCCTCAACAGAAGGCGTTGACTCTGCTCTGCATTGGACTGCGGGGGCTAGATATGAAAATGAATTCATCACCGCTTCTCGCATCTATTTGGACTATTATTCTGAAGCCGATCCTTTTATTGGTTACGTTCAGCGCAATAACGAAGGCCTGGGTTATCAGTATGCGATTCACAAAGATTCCACTGTTTTTTGGTGGGCAGAAATTGGTTACTTACACAGTGACACCAATATCGTGAATCGAACTGAAGTATTTGAAAGCAAAGCGCGCTTTGCTTCGGGAGTCGCATGGCGATTTGATACGACTTGGTCTCTTGAAGGCGAACTAGAATATCTATTCAACTTAACTTATGCGAATGAAGATCTGATGAGTTATGAGTTCGCATTGACCAGTTTGATCAATTCAAAATTTGCGATTCGTACGGCCTATATCATGCGCCATATGGAAAATCCCTATCAGGGATCCCGCGATCAAGGTACGACCATGTTAAGTCTGGTTGCAACATTTTGATGAGAATTGACATGACAGGTGTCAATTTTAACCATGTTTTGTATATTTAAGTCATGGACACAACAGCTTTAGAAATTTTGAAATTTTGGTTTGAAGAAACAGAACCCCGCCTGTGGTTTGCAAAGGATCAAGATTTTGACAGTCTGATCCGTCAGCGTTTTTCCGACGTTTATGCCAAGGCCGAAAAGTGTGAGTTGTACTTGTGGAGAAAAAATCCTCGCGGACGTCTTGCAGAAATCATTATCCTCGATCAATTTTCCCGCAATATGTTCCGCGATACTCCGCGAGCTTTTAAGAACGATACGTTGGCTCTAACCCTCGCTCAAGAGGCTGTGGCCTCCGGGGATGATCAAAAACTAAAACCTCAGGAACGTGCCTTTATCTATTTACCTTATATGCATAGTGAATCCGAAGTGATTCACCACGAAGCCATGCGCCTTTTCTCGCAGCAGGGCTTAGAAAATAATTTAGAGTTCGAATTGGCTCATAAGAGCATCATTGATCGCTTTGGCCGATACCCTTACCGCAACGAGATCTTGGGAAGGGAATCGACCCGCGAGGAACTGGAATTCTTGAAAATGCCCGGATCTAGCTTTTAAGCGGCCTTTTTTCCGACAACCTCAACCGCAATATTATTAACCATCAGCTCAAGATTACTTGCCTGGGCTGACATCTCTTCAGATGTCGCAGCGGTTTCCTCAGCCGCAGCCGAGAATGCCTGCGTTTGGCGCTCTAACACTTCCATGGACTTATAAATGGACTGAATGCCATCGGTTTGATCGCGGGTTGTTGCCGCGATCTCCTGATTGAGCACACTCACCTTCTTAACCGAAGAAACAATCTGGCTAAGCACTTCATCGCTTTTCACCGCAAGGTCCAACGAGATCTTGGTTTGATTTACATTGTTAGTCACAACCAATTTCACTTCCTTGGCAGCTTCCGCTGATTTCAGGGAAAGACTGCGAACGGCATCGGCCACCACCGCAAATCCACGCCCCTGCTCGCCAGCACGGGCCGCTTCAACGGCTGCATTTAATGCCAGTAAGTTCGTTTGAAAAGCGATGTCATCAATAATATCCATGGCAGAAGCGATTTCGTTTGAGATCTTAGACATGGCATTGATGGATTCCATCAATCGACGAATTTCATCGGCACCTGTAGCTGCGCCTTCCTCTGATTTCTGAGCCAGGCCCGCGGCCTGGTTGGCACGTTCCTGATTCGCACCGACGACTTCATTAAGGTTTCTTACGGCACCCAGTGTGTCTTCGATTTTCGCAGCCGACTCCACCGAACCTTGGGCCACATTTTGACCCGCACTGGAAAGCATGTTCGAGGCTTCTTTCACCTGCTTAGAGGCATCGCTGGTGTCAAGTACCGTGCGCGACAGGAATTTCATCAATTGATTTGAAAACGTTGCAAACAGAGCAAAGGCTAAAAGCGACGCGATCCCAAAACCAATCATCACTTTCGTGCGAAACGTGTTCACCAAAGTTTCCACGTCATCGACATACACACCCGTACCAACAACCCACTTCCAGGGTTTGAACTGACGAACGAAGCTGATTTTAGGCTCTGGTTTTGGCGCCCCTGGCTTAGGCCACATATAACTGACAAACCCTTCGGCCGCCGGAGTCTGTGCCATCAATGCGAACTCCCGAAACAAATGCACACCATTCGGGTCCGCCATTTCACCCACGTCTTTACCGTTGAGTTCCGGTTTAATCGGATGCATCAGAACGTTGGGTTGAAAGTCATTCACCCAAAAGTACTCTTTGCCGGAATAACGGAATTTAGAAATGGCCGCCAAAGCCTGAGCTTTGGCTTCATCTTCGGTCAGCTTTTTTTCTTCAAAAAGTTTGTAGTACTGTTCGATAGTATTCGACGCAAGATCCACGGTATTGCGCAACATCACGCGGCGATCTTCATACATATTGTCGCGAACCAACGGCATTAAATAAAACAGAACAATCGCCCACAAAGGAATAATGGCAGCGACAAGCAAAGCCAACGTCTTAAACCTATAGCTGCGACCTTTCCAGATACGTACATTCATGAGAATCCTCCAAAAGTTTTGTAACCCGAACATATTCGGGTGATTCCACCCGGGGCTGAAGATATCTCTGACTATCTCGAGGGATTCTAATTTTATTGTCCCACTTTGATAGATCCTCGATTAGAATAACGGCGATAAGGAACACACAACCATGCCTCACTTACGATTTCGCGGAATGAAAGAAGAACACGTCTCGGAACTCAGCCAATCCCTGGTTAAAGACCTGGCCCAATCAATCGAAACTTCTGAAGATAATTTTTCTTTTGAACTCATTCAGACTCAGTACTTTTCTAAAGGCAACCGCGGCGGAGCTTACCCCTTCGTCGAAGTTTTATGGTTCCAACGTTCACAAGAAATCCAAGATAAGAGTGCTAAGATCATCACAGAAAAAATTAAAAAGCTGTGTCCACAAGATGACATTGCAGTTGTCTTCGTACCACTAGCCAAAAACAGCTACTATGAAAACGGCGAGCATTTCTAGTTGCTCATGAAATTTTCTTAATTTGATCAATCTTACCGTTTATCAATACATTCTGGTTTTTAAAAGTTAAGTAATAAAAGCCAAGAGAGTATTATGAGCGTTAAGATTCCCCTTCAGCCGATTCCGGTTTTGAACTTCATTTCTGGTCAGTTCAAAGCTGGTAACGGTTTCAAACAAAGCATTCACTCCCCTCACAATGGAGCATTGATCGGCGAAGTCCATCACTCGACAAAAGAGGATGTTCAGCACGCCGTACAGGCCGCAATCGCCGCGCAAAAAAAGTGGGCCGCGACGCCAATCAAGGAACGTAGCAAAATTCTTTTTAACTTAAGACAAATTTTAATGCGCGACTTAGATGAAATCGCACATCTGAAAAGCTCTGAATCCGGTAAGACTTTTCTTGAGGGCAAAGCGGGTCTTTTAAAAGGCATTGAAGTTTTAGAATTTGCGACATCCATTCAAAACTTGGATAACGGCGGGAAACTTGAAGTTTCCCGTGGAGTGACTTGTGAATACCGCAGACAAGCTTTAGGCGTCGTGGCTAGCATCACTCCCTTTAATTTTCCTGCGATGGTTCCGTTCTGGACAATTCCAACGGCGCTGGCTTTAGGAAATGCCTATATTTGGAAACCTTCTGAAAAAACTCCACTGACATCTTTAAAGATTGCGGAAGCCATGTCTGAAGCCGGACTTCCTGAAGGAGTTTTTCAAGTTCTGCAAGGTGGAACTGAAACTTCACAAGCCTTGATCGATCACCCAGAAATACAAGCTATCGCATTTGTGGGTTCTACTCCCGTGGCACGTCAGGTTTATCAGCGCGGCACTCAGCTTGGAAAACGTGTTCTTGCGCTGGGTGGAGCGAAAAATCACATCGTTCTTTTACCCGATGCTCAACCTGATATTGCCGGCCCTGGAATTTCTGATTCCTTTACGGGTTGTGCGGGTCAACGCTGTATGGCTGCCGCAGTCCTATTGGCGGTCGGCGACGTGGAAATACATATTCAAAAAATCCTGGAACGCGCCCGCTCTTTAGAGCTTGGAAAAGATATGGGAGCTTTGATTAACAAGTCGCAGATTGAATTTTTGAATCAGCAAATTCAAAAAGCCGTCAATGAGGGCGCTAAAATTTTATTGGACGGCAGAAAAGCGATACCACCCCCGGGCCAGGAAAATGGCAATTGGATGGGACCGACGATTCTAGATCATGTTTCACCCGATCAAGACATCGCAAAATTAGAACTTTTTGGACCGGTCCTTTGTATCATTCGCTGCAAAGACATTTCTGAAGCGATGATGATCGAAAACTCTTCAAGAATGGGCAATGCCTGTGCGGTATTCACCTCCTCTGGAACGCTGGCAGAGAAAGTCATTTCTTTGGCGTCAACGGGAATGGTGGGTGTGAATGTCGGGGTTCCCGTTCCGCGCGAGCCATTTTCATTCGGAGGAATTCATGAATCCAAGTTCGGTCACGGCGATATCACGGGCGTTTCGTCATTGGATTTCTGGTCAAACTTAAAAAAAGTCACCGTCAAAT
This genomic window contains:
- a CDS encoding DUF924 family protein, whose protein sequence is MDTTALEILKFWFEETEPRLWFAKDQDFDSLIRQRFSDVYAKAEKCELYLWRKNPRGRLAEIIILDQFSRNMFRDTPRAFKNDTLALTLAQEAVASGDDQKLKPQERAFIYLPYMHSESEVIHHEAMRLFSQQGLENNLEFELAHKSIIDRFGRYPYRNEILGRESTREELEFLKMPGSSF
- a CDS encoding MarR family winged helix-turn-helix transcriptional regulator yields the protein MSEEMQLHILFSKLTIDFETALEEFFQEYKLTTTRFVILNLLYNSPEGMTPTETAKAVGVTNATISAIISNLKQAGWIQPQQNAGDSRSYRIVLTETGLELMKKVLPVYNENISNLWSQFNSDEKRNLGNLMTRMSQLVGVMSKNI
- a CDS encoding aldehyde dehydrogenase family protein encodes the protein MSVKIPLQPIPVLNFISGQFKAGNGFKQSIHSPHNGALIGEVHHSTKEDVQHAVQAAIAAQKKWAATPIKERSKILFNLRQILMRDLDEIAHLKSSESGKTFLEGKAGLLKGIEVLEFATSIQNLDNGGKLEVSRGVTCEYRRQALGVVASITPFNFPAMVPFWTIPTALALGNAYIWKPSEKTPLTSLKIAEAMSEAGLPEGVFQVLQGGTETSQALIDHPEIQAIAFVGSTPVARQVYQRGTQLGKRVLALGGAKNHIVLLPDAQPDIAGPGISDSFTGCAGQRCMAAAVLLAVGDVEIHIQKILERARSLELGKDMGALINKSQIEFLNQQIQKAVNEGAKILLDGRKAIPPPGQENGNWMGPTILDHVSPDQDIAKLELFGPVLCIIRCKDISEAMMIENSSRMGNACAVFTSSGTLAEKVISLASTGMVGVNVGVPVPREPFSFGGIHESKFGHGDITGVSSLDFWSNLKKVTVKWDQQHDNNWMS
- a CDS encoding DUF1904 domain-containing protein, with protein sequence MPHLRFRGMKEEHVSELSQSLVKDLAQSIETSEDNFSFELIQTQYFSKGNRGGAYPFVEVLWFQRSQEIQDKSAKIITEKIKKLCPQDDIAVVFVPLAKNSYYENGEHF
- a CDS encoding cache domain-containing protein, yielding MNVRIWKGRSYRFKTLALLVAAIIPLWAIVLFYLMPLVRDNMYEDRRVMLRNTVDLASNTIEQYYKLFEEKKLTEDEAKAQALAAISKFRYSGKEYFWVNDFQPNVLMHPIKPELNGKDVGEMADPNGVHLFREFALMAQTPAAEGFVSYMWPKPGAPKPEPKISFVRQFKPWKWVVGTGVYVDDVETLVNTFRTKVMIGFGIASLLAFALFATFSNQLMKFLSRTVLDTSDASKQVKEASNMLSSAGQNVAQGSVESAAKIEDTLGAVRNLNEVVGANQERANQAAGLAQKSEEGAATGADEIRRLMESINAMSKISNEIASAMDIIDDIAFQTNLLALNAAVEAARAGEQGRGFAVVADAVRSLSLKSAEAAKEVKLVVTNNVNQTKISLDLAVKSDEVLSQIVSSVKKVSVLNQEIAATTRDQTDGIQSIYKSMEVLERQTQAFSAAAEETAATSEEMSAQASNLELMVNNIAVEVVGKKAA
- a CDS encoding S8 family serine peptidase, with the protein product MLKTKKFLSVLLLAFGGTSLTMMLANCNGSGFEIADSCFNDGGDPLFGYAWFLANCGQAGVSKSGGTAGVDLNLRATWSAGILGEGVKVRVSDDGLENTHEDLTGNFQTSVARSRDYYLGSMGASYVTTTAPPHDKTTAPTSYDNHGTSVAGIIAAVGGNGVGSRGVAPKAALSVANLLSAMVTQDTAKVLNQATGADFDILNMSWGYDQYKITDPTPAYEAQLKTAVTSYRSGKGAILVKAAGNEFETYCNGQSTSSTCIGNSNFDGDNTNPYQIVVAALNAKGVSSSYSSPGADIWISGFGGEFGYAAPAMLTTDRSGCSAGWSQSSISTYVPFEKGSSPNSQCNYTATFNGTSSAAPTISGAVALMLSANSNLTWRDVKYILAKTAVPMDYVTTGTIPHPLGTSVPTGYSWELPWKTNSAGFKFHNWYGFGKVDVDAAVAMAKSYTSTFGTYTEPGYTSTGTISIPIGDGSLAGAAYSQISIANGSGLKIESVRVKVSITHNDISQLALELTSPSGMRSILVNMHNSLTNVHDYADDVFLTNAFYQERSEGIWTLKVIDGRTDAVSGTLTSWSIDFTGAP
- a CDS encoding DUF481 domain-containing protein, with the protein product MVLLLIALASLIGMHNATPNPPPLPLHIELDAGVLAVTGKNDTQSINSNLDVQYDFDRNTLKVAGDYLNSSTEGVDSALHWTAGARYENEFITASRIYLDYYSEADPFIGYVQRNNEGLGYQYAIHKDSTVFWWAEIGYLHSDTNIVNRTEVFESKARFASGVAWRFDTTWSLEGELEYLFNLTYANEDLMSYEFALTSLINSKFAIRTAYIMRHMENPYQGSRDQGTTMLSLVATF
- a CDS encoding DUF2127 domain-containing protein → MSGLKLVAVFEAAKGGVVVLLGIGVANVHHIAHHLGLENSSYYKSVFIEIFKNLNDRELWELAILAAVYSVIRFTEAYGLWKERSWAEWLAIFSGGIYLPFEIIKIAEGYAWWKVVITAFNIIIVGYLISVKLRKNTIKAVTHKSALHF